TATTTTTTATTCTTACATAATATCTTTTTGGCCCATTTAGAGTATTATTTGAACAACAACAGCAACAATTTAAATTTTTAATCATAATATCACCTTATAATAAAATATACTAACTTAATATATTATACTGTTTATATACAGCTTTGCTATTTCTTATTTAAATTACATTATTATAATCCAATTTTAATGATATACTTTATTACTTTTTATCAAAATTCACTTTGAATTCTTCAAAAGTCATAATACCTCTAAAAACCTTTATACTATTAGTGAAATTCTTTTTAAATAACTTTGACTCTTCTTTTTTTTCCTTAAATTCTTGCCACAATTTCAAACTAGGCATCTCTATACCTTCATTTTTTTCAAGTAACTTAAGCTGAGCTATTTGAGACTCCACCTGCGATTCTATATTTATTAAAGTATTTTGATAGATTATATTATAAGTTCCTATATCTTCATTTTTAAACTTGTTAATTTCATCATTTACATATTTTTCGTAAGCATTATCTAAAATTTCTTCATATGAAAGTTTTCTTTGTTTAATCTTTTCTTTTTCCATATCTACAAAATCAATAATATCTGTATATCCTATTTTCAAATTTACATTTCCCATTAATGCAAACATTAATAATCCTGCTGGATTCTTTATAGTTTCACTACTTTCAAATTGTTGTTTTTGTAGCCATATAATATATTTTACTATATCCCATTTATCATAGTCTTTATACAATTGACTTACTACTTTTTCACTAAAACCTATCTCAATTAAAGCAATATCAAGATTCTTTGGAATACTCATAACAAATTCTGTTTTACTTGTATCCTCAAGAGTATTATCCATTGCTATTTGTAATTGCTTTTGATATTTTTCGCGCAAAATTTTTATAATCTCTTCTTTTTTGCCCTTAAAAATAAAATAAATGCAATGCTCCTTTTGATTTATAATTTCTTCGTCGCCATAGAAATAGTCTGATATTATATCATGTTTTATTAAATTTTGTAGAGGTTTTTTAAGTCTTCTTTTTAAATCAGAATTAAATCTATATTCTATTGGAATTTTGTTTGAAAGTACATCAAAATTTCTTTTTATATAAGTTAGCATACCATTAGTTGAGTATTTATTTCCTTCAAGATAAGTATATAAGCCCCGTGTTAATCCTGATGGCAATGTAAAATAAGTTTCTGCATTAAGATACTTAATAAATTCATGTTTTATATTATCAACTACAAGACTATTTAATTGAACCCAGCACTTATTATCAGTGGTTTTTGAAGAAGATTTTTTCTTTTCTGAATTAAATTCATAATTTACAATTAATCTTAATCCCTTTTCCTTACTTTTCACATACTCTTCATTTTTCTTATCATAAATACTACCATTAGAAAAAGATAAATATTGGGTTGCATCTAACTGTCTTATGGCATCCTTAATCTTTCTTATATTTGCACCACCAGTTGTTAATTTCATAAATTTAGCTAATTCATATAAAGTAAAATAAAGCTTGTCACTTTGTATATCAAAAGCACTGTTTTTCTGATTATACATTATAGGAGCTGATTTCTTTATATATAATCCAACAATACCATACCATACATCCATGGTAAATTTACGTGGAAGACTAAAAACAGAAATAGCCATCATTTCTCTTTTTAAACCTTTACTATCATTCCAACTAAAATACTTTACTTCACCGTTATCATTAGTATGCAAGTTTAAAATATGTCTTACTTCCTCTGTAATATTAAGATTGTCCTTTAAATCCTTAACTTTTATAGCCTTTGTATTTTGATTAAATAAGAAAAAAGGTGCCTCCAAAAAATTAATGTCCATAATAAAAGATTGTGGTTTTAATGATTTATTATTTTTAATCTCGTCCATAATTTATCTCCCATTTATGTTGAACTTATTTACGAGAAAAGTACTTCACTAACACTAAAAAGTCCTTATTTCCTCGTAATGTTTTTGTAAAAACACTATATTTTTAAAGTATAACTCATGTTTTTAAGTTTTTCTAGTACAGTTTTAGTAATGAAAAAAATTTCTCTATAATTCTCTAAATTTTTCTCGTAAAGTTTTTGTAGTTTTCTCGTACAGCAGTACAAATCAACTAACGTAAATCAGTTGGAGTTTCCTCGTAAAGTTTTTGTAGCTTCCTCGTAAAGTTTTTGTAGTAGACCCCCTTCAACGCTAGTGATACCAATGCCTTCAGAAATTTTACTACAACAACACTATTCTATACTATTAATTGTTATTATACTGTATTTATACTATAAAAAAAATCATAACCCAAATTCTCTAGATATATCACTATTAACCTAATTAATTTATAATCCATGTTATATTCATAATTAGTAATTTTTTGTCTAAGTAATTAATTAACGCTATAATTAATTTTAAGGAAGTTTTATTGTCCAAAGGTACTAAACTACTAAAAATACATTTAAAGCTCTTAGAAGGTAAAATTAACGCAATATAGAAGTATATCTTTTATATATAATAATCATACTATTAATTAAAGCTTCTAAATATATATTAAAAAATAAATTAAAAAAGACTATTGCAAAAGCAATAGCCGTTTCCATTAAATAAAAAACTTTGAAAATCCGTAATAAATTGAAAGTAAAATTAATCCGAGCATTATTAAAATAGTAACTAGTTTTTCTGTTTTCATAAAATCATCCCCTCTAATTAACTTAACATACTTAGTTAAAAATTTATCAAATGAATTTATTATAATTAAACTTAATTTTAGTAGAATATATCTAATTAAAAACATCTTTATTCCAAATAAGTTTTAAATCTACTTAAACTAAGTTTATTTTTTTATTTATGTATATAATACCATATTTATAGGTATTATTCTTTACGTTAAATAATATAAATAAAAATTTTATCAATTATTTATTAGTATAATTGATATATTTCAAATTAAGAAACAATGAAAAAAGGTTAATTTGTTTATAGACAAATTAACCTATATACTGAAATAATTTATTTAAATTTAATAACATTCAAGTAGCGATATACATTTATTAAATCGTGAACTAATAACTTTCCAATTTAAGTTTTTAAACATAACATCTATATATTTAGCCCTATTTGTACCAAAATCCATAAAATATGCATGCTCATAGACATCTATGACTAAAATAGGATATGCACACCATATAGGACCATAATCGTGAAGATCTGACCCTGTAATTCTAAGAAGAGATGTTAAAGGATCAAAACAAACCACTGCCCAACCTCTCATAGCAAGACAAACTTCTTTTAAATAACTTAAAAAATTGTCTAAACATCCCCATTGAGTACATATTATGTTAATTAAATTATCACTAATGTAATCATTTGAATTTGTTATATTTTGAAAATAGTATTGATGAAGAATTACTCCATCTAAAGAATAAGTTTCACCCATTTTTAAGGATCTCATAGTACTATAAGTTGGATTTGAACCAGAATAAAACTGAGAATTTTTACTCATTTTGTCTATTTCATTTATTTTGTTTATATATCCTAAATATAATTTATAATGTTCATCTAATTGTTTTGAAGTCATTCCCTTGATGCTTTCAAAATTATAAGTTTTAGCTTTTAAATCGGCCATTAAAATCTCCTTTTATATTAGTAATTAATATTATATATTATATTAATTTAGATATATATTTGTTACTAACATAAGAATAAGATTTCTTATAATAAAATTAATTATTTAACAATCTATCATAGTAAAAATTATAATACTTACTGAAAAATATTTTAAATAAATATAAAATAGCTAAAAATAATATTATATCTTCAGCTATTTTATATTTGTTAATATTTAATCTTATATATAAATTAAACTATTTAATGCAATTTAATATACAGTTATTCATAGCTTGGCTACAACAACATTGACATAAATTTTCATAATTCCAATTAAAATTATTAGATTCGGTACAATTAGTAGCGGTTACAGTTCCCCATAAAAGTATACGAATATCTTTAGCTTGTTGATAATTTTTTATACATACAATGGTTTTAGGTGATACACTTTCATTATAAATAGAAACTAAAACTTCATATGCGGCTCTTGGATATTCAAAAACAAATTTCTTACCATATGAAAGTCCACTACGTTTTGCAGTTACAAACTTTCCTGAACAGCGGTAACTCAAAATAATTTCTGCTTGGAAAAAACCATTATTTTTTATTTCTAAGTTAAAAGTATCTTCATTAGGACATTGAGTCATACAAGTACAAAAGTTATTTTTACTACAATATAGATTATTCATATAAATCACCTACATAAACTATTTAAGATTTTTCTTGCTAATATAATCTATTAAAACTCTTCATAAATTATTTCACTAATAGTATATTATGATAAATATGTAAATTTTGTACTTCAAATAATTTGTTATATGTATATATTATTACATAATAATATGAAATAAATAAATCTTATTGTAACAATAAGTCGGTTTTGCAAGTATTATAAATTAAGAATAACTTTCTTTAATATTCCATATTTTAAGGTGATTAAAAATGAATGAATGTATTACAACAACACCAAATTTAGATAGTAATGTTTATATACAGATAGGAAATTATGGTGGATTTCTGGCAGAATTTTATGTAGACTATATTGAAGCTAATGGCATAAATCATAGTCTAGATAGTGGTATAATTTCACTAGGATTTTCTCGTAGACTATATATTGCTAAAGGAACACCTAGAGTTAGATTAAAAGTAGAAATATGGATTTTAGGTGTAATAAAAATACTTTATGATGGTTACATTGAAACTAAAACATCAAGTTGTTTTGGACTATATTATTCAATATTTAGTCCTTCTATACAAAGAATTCCTTGTGATTCTCTAGGTATACCATCGAATAATTCAAATTATTGTTGCTGCTGCTGTCCTTGTCAAAACTATAGATGTTGTAATAGTTGTTACAGATGTTAAATTAATAAAACTTAAAGAAAAATAGCATTAAAAATTCATTTAATATGAATTTTTTGGAAAGAGTAGACAAAATGAAATAATCATGATAGTATAATTAAGTAATTTTTTAGGTGACAAAATTCGCTATTAGACGATTTTAAATCAATGACTCCTAGGAATATGGATAGGTATATCTATATTCTTAGGAGTTATTTTCAATTTGAAACAATTGAAAGGAGAAATTTTAATATGAATTATAATAAAAAAGAGATTGATACCTTTGAATTACCTTTTTTAAAATGGAGCATTATAGGATCTTCTATAGGTATAATTATAGGAGTTGTTATTGCACTATTTCTTTTATGTCTTGAAAGTGCTACAAAATTTAGAAGTAATAATCCATATATTCTGTTTTTACTTCCTATTGGTGGTGTATTAGTTAGCTTTCTATATTATAAATATGGAAGTAATTCTAGTAAAGGAAACAATTTAATAATTGAAAAAATAAATGAAGGATGTGAAGATATTCCTTTACGTATGATTCCTTTAGTTTTCTTTGGTACAGTTGTAACTCATTTATTGGGAGGTTCTGCTGGACGTGAAGGAACTGGTGTACAAATTGGAGCTAGTATAGGTGAAAATATAGGGAAATTACTAAAATTAAATAAAT
This genomic stretch from Clostridium novyi harbors:
- a CDS encoding replication initiator protein A, with the translated sequence MDEIKNNKSLKPQSFIMDINFLEAPFFLFNQNTKAIKVKDLKDNLNITEEVRHILNLHTNDNGEVKYFSWNDSKGLKREMMAISVFSLPRKFTMDVWYGIVGLYIKKSAPIMYNQKNSAFDIQSDKLYFTLYELAKFMKLTTGGANIRKIKDAIRQLDATQYLSFSNGSIYDKKNEEYVKSKEKGLRLIVNYEFNSEKKKSSSKTTDNKCWVQLNSLVVDNIKHEFIKYLNAETYFTLPSGLTRGLYTYLEGNKYSTNGMLTYIKRNFDVLSNKIPIEYRFNSDLKRRLKKPLQNLIKHDIISDYFYGDEEIINQKEHCIYFIFKGKKEEIIKILREKYQKQLQIAMDNTLEDTSKTEFVMSIPKNLDIALIEIGFSEKVVSQLYKDYDKWDIVKYIIWLQKQQFESSETIKNPAGLLMFALMGNVNLKIGYTDIIDFVDMEKEKIKQRKLSYEEILDNAYEKYVNDEINKFKNEDIGTYNIIYQNTLINIESQVESQIAQLKLLEKNEGIEMPSLKLWQEFKEKKEESKLFKKNFTNSIKVFRGIMTFEEFKVNFDKK
- a CDS encoding superoxide dismutase, with product MADLKAKTYNFESIKGMTSKQLDEHYKLYLGYINKINEIDKMSKNSQFYSGSNPTYSTMRSLKMGETYSLDGVILHQYYFQNITNSNDYISDNLINIICTQWGCLDNFLSYLKEVCLAMRGWAVVCFDPLTSLLRITGSDLHDYGPIWCAYPILVIDVYEHAYFMDFGTNRAKYIDVMFKNLNWKVISSRFNKCISLLECY